The window GTCTCATGCAACAAGCCTATAATAAACTAGTTGAGCAATATTCAATTCTGCTTCGATGAACAGCAGAACATCAGGGAACGTGTTGATAGAAACACTTACTAAATTGGGCAAGCACTCTAAAAAACATTTCCAGTGAAAGATACATAGACAACCTTCTGGTCTATTTATAGACCCAATATCACAGGAGACCAcagtatcagcatcagattGTTAAAAACATATAGATTTCGAAGCAAGCCATAATATAAACTTATGGATGCCCTAGCAGCCAGTGTTTAGAGTTTAAGAAACCTAAAACTTTCAACAATGaccaagaaaatattataaattctgtttaATGAATACCCAATGATCTTTCTCTTCATTAACAGGCTTCATCAGGTTCATCCAGTCACCCAAACCTTTCTTCTTCTCAGATGGCTGATCAGAAACCTTAACGGAATCAGAAGGCCTGCTTCCACCACCCATTTCCTTGAGCTGCAATACAAACAAGTACAAAAAAAACCATACAAATAAAATCAGAACACAGATATTAAATTTATGTAACATAGAGGCaagatataatattaaacataGTAGAGATACTCCTagccaaaaacaaaaaaacttcAAGGCTATAAAAGGTGAATAACAAACTTTATGCCACACCAATACACCATAAGTAAACCAATAAGAGAAATGGCCCTAGAAACTAGAAAGTAACATCAACATAAAAAAGATATATCTTCATAGTATTATCATTTCCTTAAAGCATGTCGCCTATCAAGATGTGGTTAGGTATTTAGGACCTTTAGGTCACTTCACACAAGATACTCACAGATTAATAGTCCTGAGCCCGCATCAGAACATCATACATAAACTTGCAGTATTCAAAATATATTGCAGTCAACTAGTCatacaatcaaatatataattgacaTGAATACCATTCTCCCTGGCACATAAATACAACTTAAGGGAATAGACCTACAGCTACAATTGTATATAGACTATAGTAATATTTCAATAGACCGGGAATCCCACATAGACAATCAAAAATCACTATCCCAACTTTCAAATCCCAGCCcttcaataaaatatacaatTGCGTCAATGGCTCAATCATGATAAACAGAAAAGTGtgcataaatataattataaattaggttaaaaatataaaaggagACAATCGATAGCAAAAAGACAAACTTAAAACCTCACAAGGCAGTGAAACAACCTACTTTTAGCCAAGACATATGGCAACAAATCAACATATCTAATTTAAATCTCTCTcttcaaaaaaaatgtaataataacaacaacaatcatGAAAGTCTAAGTAGCAATAACCTGTACTGTTGCAGCTGTCACTGTATCCAGAATGGTGTTAGTCGTGTAACGATTTGACTGCAACCTTATGCGTCTTGGCTCAATGTCAACAGAGCTTTTGGACCAAAATGCGAAGGTAGAGGAATCAGTGACCTAGGTAAAATTGAAACGCCACATGTGTTATGCTTAATAAACTAACAAAATTTACAAACACATTCAAGATATAATGCGTACATCACATCTTGTAACAGTGTCAAGGGGATAGATTCTCAACGTCCTGCTAGTGCTGGGATCAAGCATGCGAATCCCATCCAAACCAATCTGAGACAGAGCTCAAAAACTATTATATTAGTACcattaataatacataaatgTGTAAATATATACTAACAAGTAACAAGAAATGCCTCAGGTGATCAACCTAAACAAGTGCTTTCATAGAACACCTCCATATGAGTATATATGACAAGCATAAGATATGTTAAAATGGGTTGGATTATAATGGCCAAATGCAATTACTTCACATCATTTTGGTTATATCCCATAATTCAATTTGTATGATTATTCACATTTTAAGTGTTGGCCTGTTGGCcaatcatataaattaaaaaacaaccTAATCTCACATTTTAGCTTTCGCCCTTCGCCATCAAACTCATAGTAAATAAAAATCCATATAAAGCCACCACAGATATCAACTTCCAATTAAAGAAATTGTTATCTTCTACTCTAAAAAGAAACTAAGTGTCTGTTCGGCTGGGCTTAAAAAGCCCAAATTCTAACTTACACGTAGGCTTACTAGTAacatttgtgtaaagaagttacAAGCCAACTTCTTACTTATAAGAAGTTGAAAATACTAACTTCTTTCAttgacttattttattttttttaaatgtgacTTTATAAAAATGCATAGGAttactttaaaatataactgatcatattatattattatataagtattaggagttgtcccacatcggtTGTATATCGGTTGTGGGTGGGACATTCAAAAAACTCCATTTGTTTTTGGGCACCTCGCAAAGGGCCATATTCTAGCAAATATTCTAGCTAACTCCAGGAAATTGGATCACTTCAAAAGATAATTGATAATATGTTAGTATTATATTACTAATTTTTATACCTGATAAGTTGTAAATATCAGAAAAATTATCCAATccaataaattaaaagttaaattttacTTATAACTAACTTTTCACTTAAAAGCAATAAGTACTTTACTTTTTTAAGTTATgtcaaacggcccctaaattaATGGCGTCACATTCCAAACCCACAAACACATCATATCGAGTAGTTGCACAACATATCGACAATagtatatcatataaatatgattcaaaTTATACACCCTAACCTGACAAAGCACATCCATTGTGTTCTGACCGCCACTCTCGGCAAGCAACTTAACTCTAAATTTCTGAACCCCGCCCTTAGAATCTTGTTCCGAATCAGCCTTAGGAACAGCCCTAGCAATTTTCCCAGTACTCACAGCTGATTGAGTTTTCCCAGAAGGAAAACTAATTGGCCTCCCAAAATCATCAAAAGTAGGTGTCCCTGACCCTGTCCCCGAAGAAGACCAAGTCGACGACTTTGATCCCGTCCCTCGAGCACCATAAGGCTCCACCTTACTCCCCTGATAAGCATAAACCCCCTCACCATATCCACTTCCCCCGCCACCATACCCGCCCGAATCATATCTCCCTACCCCACCATTTCCCCCACCACTCTGATCGAAATTCACACCACTCTCATAATTATACGGCAGATTGTAATCAGTGCTAGCATTCGACTGCACAGGAGGAATTGAAAAACTCGATTGATGCTGATCGAAAGCCGGATAATTCGACTGATGGAAACTCGCTTGCGATTGATACGGGACGTGAGTTTCGAATCGAGGAAAAGAAGGTTGAGTTTGAACAGGAGGTGTTGGACCAGGATTATGATTATACTGTGGTTGTAAATTAGGGTTTGGAGAGTAAGAAGGAGCGGTGGGAGAAAGAGAGGGGACAGGATCGGGATTATGAGAAAAGGGAGGGTAATTCGGGGGATAAGCAGCGAAATTATCGGAGGAAGGAGGGTAATTGGCGGAGAAAGGCGGCGCCGACGCGTAGGGAGCACCGTAAAGAGAATTAGTATCGACGAGGGGAGGAGGAGGATTGGGGATTggattagggttagggttttgagGATACTGTTGACTGTAATATGACGGTGGTTGTGGCGGTTGTTGTGAGAAGGATGTGTAATCGCCGCCTTGGTGCATTGTTGAGGGAAGAAATGAAGAGATCGGAGATCAGGTTCGTTGATTGACTTTGTTTGTTTGGGGTTTTCCGAAACAAAATTCAGATGGATTGGTTTCAGAGATGCTCAAATTATTGATTATGATCGTGCCTTGTGAGTAAAGGAATCTTGCGGGTCCGATTTGCATATAGAACTTACTCGACCTTTATCGGtgagtaattaaaataattatttactccctagtatacattgggggacggggacgcggcacggattttaatgctcttgcaaagtgtagttgtgttatatatttttaaaaattttcttttttgaattaaagtttggatgttatatttttatacagaaaaagaaaatctcaaaaataagttacggaactatattttataaaagcattgaaatgcgtgtcgagcagttaaaaagaaacgtatagaattaaatgggacagaggtaGTAGATCATTAGAAATATTTTgtccataaatatttgttttatttagccattatttatgttaatttttagtattaaaCTTTCAAAAATTGTGTTTGATATAGTGGCAAAACAGTTTCATTGTCCCGCCATTTTTATGCATTTTTCAGcagtaaattttaaaaactgtGTTTGAGATGGTTACGGAACAAGGTGTTTAAAAATTGTGTTTGTTATATTGACATAACATAATTAAAGTTATGCTAAAaaagattatgagaataataacTCACATGTTTTCGTTTCTGGGAGCAAACacgatatatttttattaaaaattaaatgttgCGAAAACAATTATGTCAATGATATGTCGTTGATGTAGGTATCAAAAAGTATCAATATGGATTAAATATGGTGGAGGTTGTTTAATCTTTATATTCATGTACccaacttgtaattttaaattatctcAAATAAGAATCTACCTAAAAAACTTTCATGAATGTATATTTCATGTCGATTCTTAATATGCATTATCTATTCAAATATCTCTTTGTCATGATGTAAGATTCTCCATAAGGTTAGCTTAAAATGACTTGAATCATGTTTGTGTGATATTATTGATGTCTCAACGATGTTCAATGATTGTTGTATCCGGTGATAGCACGAATATGGGATAAGAGTTATGTAATTTGTGCGATTGTCATGATTTATGCACTTCATTTGCAAATCTCGACATTTTGTGAACTTTTCCTCGCCTCCTTGATAGAGTAGTCTGAATTCGGTAAGATTATCAATTTGCACACAGTTAACTTTTCACCTGTAAAGCTAAAGTTCTGTTAAACAACAATTCGTCGCTATTATTAGAATCCGTAAATCTTTTTTGTAATTACAGCTGTGTAGATTTGTATAATGTTAGTATtagtgtcctagagacaatactattgtgttttatcgtagacatttatggattatgttttattgattattgaataaatatttattatgtctttatttactgcgtaataaattgaaagcataataaatgtccttggaatattatatgtaattctatatctctaagtacgtgacttagaaatgagattatgagaataatatcaatattcctaaatgtccctagtcgagtattattgttaagggacaataatgatgcattaagattAGTATGTTTgctgactgatgatcacatctcattgatcataggtatagtgatgctaaagtcaagaacataagtgcatgtatcgacacatggcactggaatgacccaccgtgagattttacatgttaataagtgtcattagaaattctcactgtgataatgatgtaatgatcctctgacttgatatcattatatttttatatgagaattaatatactttggttgcactaaaagttacctttgaccgggtgatgatgaaatgtacattgggtatattatgaatcgtatgagaaatatgaatgatctagaaatgatttaaccctcctattttaggagtgatattattggcctcttaattgagtgagactataaaatgcatggccgtgctcaaatattgatttgtttaatagcctactcattgatcaaggaaattcggattagacgatgaagaggatgaaacaatacatgccttgagtctgatctataatataaggttaaagggattatattgcattgtacattattcacaaaaggtttaattgaatcaccaattattattattacttgggtagcaatgatgtattactagatgccgctcattgtttataattttattattggatattaaaattattgacaacgtaataataacctaaagggtcacacacttagaacgtttaaaggagttttaatttaaattctgaatttaaattaaatgattaagttcgaaataaattgtttaattgagccggtcttaattaagtaattagaatttcgaatttaatattaaaacctaaatcggattaggtttggagaagcccaaatccgattagggtttggcccatctatctctcttccctataaatacataatgatgtattgttttagggttaagtgttataaaattcgttttattaaaaccctagcagctctacatcaagagagaggctgcatccggctagtaccggctccggtgatctttggcgatcagacgttcgtgtggactgcttagagacgtgATCCTTAAACCGAGgactgcgtggtgattgcttgttccggacctccatctttcgctaacgtaaagcttcaacaaggtattatttcgtatctccatgatcaaccatactttatagatggatcctcgggttaggatttcggaaaattttgattttacgtcgattattcGCTGCGTTTATTGCCCTGAAACCCAACATATAATCCCTGTGATATGACTGTGATATGGCCATCTTATTTGTAGCCTTAATTTTAGCATAGTGTAGCTATGTTATGCCATAATTACAGCTTGGCAATCTTGTATATATTGAGAACAGAAGTAATGAAAGGCACGACAAATATTTCTTTCAtggtataagatccataaaggggcctcctctaacaccttaagattttagatgaaatggttctctacatggtatcagagcttagacTCGCGGGAGACTCGAGCTCGACTCCATgtgacccccaatattctcagaaTTTGTTAAGGACGCGAAGGCAATGTTATGCCCAAaaagatgggcgcccgtgatccactctcgacccataaatgagctttcgagtgagggggaatgttagaatatgatctTGGTAAGCCCTCCTTCTAACACGAGTAGTTTCCGGTAAAACCAAGTAAACCACATACACATCATGTTGAAAAATgttgttttgactagcggatttgtaacaccccagtcccacatcgggAAGTGTGAGGattttagttcagtttataagcataagtactactactaattgcaccaacaaatcatgattttttggaggcctgtggtgggcttgtggatatGTTCTCGTGTATAACTTTGAACAAAACAACCAGTGTTgactttattaaaatattaaattattctcattaaagaaaatattacttcctctattttatattatatggcGTTTGATTTTGTACACACATTTCAATGTGTCTTGACCGGATCTttaaagttattattatataagttttattttatgaataaaagtaggtaaatgataatataattcgggaaaagaaaatcttaaaaaaatcttaaaacaataattttaaggatctaatcaaaatatattgaaatgtGTGTAAAAAATTGAACATCGAGAATCATCATTATATTTTCAGTTATGGGTCCCACCCATGGGACCCACATGATTGTATCCATGTATATTGGTTGACAGTTGACACAGCAAAACCGGGGGAGTTCCATTTATTTATCCAATGTTGATATTTTAAGGGTCCGTTTGTGAGTTACGTAAAAtcagttaagacttataagtgaataaagtgtttggtaaaaacCGGTATCCGGCCAGCTTCTAACACACCCATACCCCCGATCAACCATCCGGGACACACACCGTGGGTCCATTAATTGTGTTCTTTTCTCTgtgtttcatttttgaaattaaaaactcTGTGTTTCAATCTTATTAATGTGTTTTTTGCCTCCTAAATAACTTGCATCGAAATATTTTGGTTTAGATTAACGTGACCAATCAACTTTTTAAGTCGGAATTCTCTACAATTATTAATCACCAACATCCATTTTGCTACAGAACAAAGGGCCGGATAAAGTTGGGTGCACCAGTGAAGTTTCACTCTCATTCTCCTGCTGTGGCACATTGTGGACTGTGGAGTGTGCATTGTGTACTGCTCGGTCAATTACTCCTTCTATCCcaatcatttctttacagttttcttGTTCTACTACTTTTCCACTTTTACTCTCTTtttacactacttttactcaactatctccattttatatattaaaaattaatgggtctTACAATATCACCcactt of the Daucus carota subsp. sativus chromosome 4, DH1 v3.0, whole genome shotgun sequence genome contains:
- the LOC108219104 gene encoding protein FREE1 codes for the protein MHQGGDYTSFSQQPPQPPSYYSQQYPQNPNPNPIPNPPPPLVDTNSLYGAPYASAPPFSANYPPSSDNFAAYPPNYPPFSHNPDPVPSLSPTAPSYSPNPNLQPQYNHNPGPTPPVQTQPSFPRFETHVPYQSQASFHQSNYPAFDQHQSSFSIPPVQSNASTDYNLPYNYESGVNFDQSGGGNGGVGRYDSGGYGGGGSGYGEGVYAYQGSKVEPYGARGTGSKSSTWSSSGTGSGTPTFDDFGRPISFPSGKTQSAVSTGKIARAVPKADSEQDSKGGVQKFRVKLLAESGGQNTMDVLCQIGLDGIRMLDPSTSRTLRIYPLDTVTRCDVTDSSTFAFWSKSSVDIEPRRIRLQSNRYTTNTILDTVTAATVQLKEMGGGSRPSDSVKVSDQPSEKKKGLGDWMNLMKPVNEEKDHWVPDEAVNKCTACGSDFGAFIRRHHCRNCGDIFCDKCTHGRIALTADENAPQVRVCDRCMAEVTHRLSNAKEAATRSASLESHENLAKKLQEEMERNRKSSSGSKSDGSGKRMKEVACPTCTVHLQVQVPSSGSETIECGVCQHPFLVSAH